One genomic segment of Desulfomicrobium sp. ZS1 includes these proteins:
- the ilvN gene encoding acetolactate synthase small subunit yields the protein MRHVLSILVENEPGVLSRVVGLFSGRGFNIESLNVGPTLETGVSHITICTSGDEQIIEQIMKQLHKLITVIKVVDLTHLQAVEREIVLMKVGAEDAKRAEVLRIADIFRCKVVDVSPDELTLEITGDQGKIKAVVALLQRFGVKEFIRAGTVAMRRSMQLAD from the coding sequence ATGAGACATGTCTTATCCATACTTGTCGAGAACGAACCCGGAGTCCTGTCCCGCGTGGTCGGCCTGTTCAGCGGCCGGGGATTCAACATCGAATCCCTGAACGTCGGCCCGACCCTGGAAACGGGAGTTTCCCATATCACCATCTGCACCAGCGGCGACGAACAGATCATCGAGCAGATCATGAAACAGCTGCACAAGCTTATCACTGTCATCAAGGTCGTCGATCTGACGCACCTGCAGGCTGTGGAGCGCGAGATCGTGCTCATGAAGGTCGGTGCTGAGGACGCCAAGCGCGCGGAAGTGCTGCGCATAGCGGATATTTTCAGGTGCAAGGTGGTTGATGTCAGTCCTGACGAGCTGACCCTTGAAATCACCGGTGATCAGGGCAAGATAAAGGCCGTGGTGGCCCTCTTGCAGCGTTTCGGCGTCAAGGAGTTCATCCGCGCCGGGACCGTGGCCATGCGCCGCAGCATGCAGCTTGCCGACTGA
- the ilvB gene encoding biosynthetic-type acetolactate synthase large subunit yields MVLTGAQILMECLKREGVDLIFGFPGGAVIDIYDELPKHPIKHILVRHEQAAVHAADGFARASGKVGVCLVTSGPGATNTVTGIATAYMDSIPLVVITGQVPTHLIGNDAFQEADIVGITRPCTKHNYLVKNVADLATTIKQAFYIARTGRPGPVLIDLPKDVVNSKTKFSYPETISLRSYNPNVNPNRKQLRKAAELIAQSKQPVIYAGGGVISSDSAAELTRLAEMFHLPVTTTLMGLGAFPGDHPLWLGMLGMHGTYTANMAINNCDVLISVGARFDDRVTGRVNSFAARAKIIHIDIDPTSISKNVVVDVPIVADCKQALAGLIEEAAKIKDVDWQAKHETWNTSLTEMRVSHPLSYAKNGGAIKPQWVVEKIHELSKGEAIIATEVGQNQMWAAQFYTYRKPRTLLTSGGLGTMGYGFPAAIGAQLAFPDKLVVDIAGDGSIQMNIQELATAVSYQVPVKIVILNNGYLGMVRQWQELFYKKNYCATCLHTNPDFVALAKAYGAGGFLVERAEDLEATLKEAFAYPGPVIVDVRVEPEENVAPMVPAGAALSEMLLV; encoded by the coding sequence ATGGTCCTCACCGGTGCCCAGATTCTAATGGAGTGTTTGAAGCGGGAAGGGGTTGATCTCATTTTCGGATTTCCCGGGGGTGCGGTCATCGACATTTATGACGAACTCCCCAAGCACCCGATCAAACATATTCTGGTCCGTCACGAACAGGCCGCAGTCCACGCAGCCGACGGTTTCGCCAGGGCATCGGGCAAGGTGGGCGTGTGCCTGGTCACATCCGGGCCCGGCGCGACCAATACCGTGACCGGAATCGCCACGGCCTACATGGATTCCATTCCCTTGGTTGTGATCACGGGGCAGGTGCCCACGCACCTGATCGGCAACGATGCCTTTCAGGAAGCCGACATCGTGGGCATCACCCGGCCCTGCACCAAACACAACTATCTGGTCAAGAATGTCGCCGACTTGGCCACGACCATCAAGCAGGCTTTTTATATTGCACGGACCGGCAGGCCGGGTCCGGTCCTCATTGACCTGCCCAAAGATGTGGTCAACTCCAAGACCAAGTTTTCCTATCCGGAAACCATAAGTCTTCGCAGTTACAATCCCAACGTTAATCCGAATCGCAAACAGTTGCGCAAGGCCGCAGAGCTTATCGCCCAGAGCAAGCAGCCGGTGATCTATGCCGGTGGCGGTGTCATCTCATCCGACAGCGCCGCGGAACTGACCCGGCTGGCGGAAATGTTCCATCTGCCGGTCACCACCACGCTGATGGGCCTTGGCGCTTTTCCCGGAGATCACCCCCTGTGGCTCGGGATGCTTGGCATGCACGGGACCTACACGGCCAACATGGCCATCAATAATTGCGACGTGCTCATTTCCGTGGGCGCGCGTTTTGATGACCGGGTCACGGGCCGGGTCAATTCCTTTGCCGCCCGGGCCAAAATCATCCACATCGACATCGACCCCACCTCCATCAGCAAGAACGTGGTCGTGGATGTGCCCATTGTCGCGGACTGTAAGCAGGCCTTGGCCGGACTGATCGAAGAGGCGGCCAAGATCAAAGACGTGGACTGGCAGGCCAAGCACGAGACCTGGAACACCTCCCTGACCGAGATGCGCGTTTCCCATCCGCTCAGCTATGCAAAGAATGGCGGGGCCATCAAACCGCAGTGGGTGGTGGAAAAAATTCATGAGCTTTCCAAAGGCGAGGCCATTATCGCCACCGAGGTGGGCCAGAACCAGATGTGGGCCGCGCAGTTCTATACCTACCGCAAACCGCGCACCCTTTTGACCTCCGGCGGCCTTGGAACCATGGGCTACGGCTTTCCGGCGGCCATCGGGGCCCAGCTTGCTTTTCCGGACAAGCTGGTGGTCGATATCGCGGGCGACGGGTCCATCCAGATGAACATCCAGGAACTGGCCACGGCGGTCAGCTATCAGGTGCCGGTCAAGATCGTCATCCTGAACAACGGGTATCTGGGCATGGTCCGGCAGTGGCAGGAACTTTTCTACAAGAAGAATTATTGCGCCACCTGCCTGCACACCAACCCCGATTTCGTGGCCCTGGCCAAGGCCTACGGGGCCGGAGGATTTCTGGTCGAAAGAGCCGAGGATCTGGAGGCGACCCTGAAAGAGGCCTTCGCCTATCCGGGTCCGGTCATCGTTGATGTGCGCGTGGAGCCCGAGGAAAACGTCGCGCCCATGGTCCCGGCAGGCGCGGCCCTGTCGGAAATGTTGCTGGTTTAG